CCGCAGCGAGTTTGTGCGCGAGGCATTGCACCGATTTCTAGAGGATCGTAAGCGTCGGGAGTTTCGGGACCGGATGAAAACCGGTTACCTAGAGATGGCCAGGATCAATTTACAGCTAGCTGAGGAAGGCCTCTCCACAGAGGAGGATGTCGATGAAATGGTACAGACCTATCTCACTGCATCGGAAGGTGAGTGAAGGGTGATCATTGAACGCGGGGATATCTTTTATGCCGATTTGCGCCCTGTGGTAGGGTCGGAGCAAGGTGGGATCCGGCCCGTTTTAATCCTCCAGAATGATATCGGTAACCGGTACAGCCCCACCACCATTGTAGCGGCGATTACGTCTCAGATTAATAAAGCCCATTTACCCACCCATGTGGAACTGAAAGCGGAAGAATTCGGGTTAGAACGGGATTCGGTTATTTTGCTGGAACAGATTCGAACCATAGACAAAAAACGGCTGCGAAGCCGGATCGGACGGTTGGAAGGGGACATAGTGGACCGAATCAACCGGGGACTCTTGATCAGCCTGGGGCTCACCGAGCTCTGATACATACATAACCGAACGGACAAACAACGGCCAATGGGGCGGGAGAAAGACCATGGAGGTATATGCGTTAATCGGATCTTCGGGCACCGGGAAAAGCCACCACGCTCAAGCGGTAGCTTTTCGGGAAGGGATTAATATTATTTTGGATGATGGCCTGTTGATTCAAGGCAGCAGGATCATAGCTGGGCGTTCGGCCAAACGGGAGCCCACCAAGTTACAGGCCGTACGCCGAGCTATTTTTATGGATCCGGCGCACGCCGAGGCGGTGAAGGCCAAGCTGGCGGAGATAGCGCCGGAGCGTTTGTTGGTGATTACCACTTCAAACCGGATGTTTGAGCGCATTGCCGAACGGTTGGAGCTGCCGCAGCCCACCAAGATCATTGCGATCGAAAAAGTGGCTAGCCCGAGAGAAATCGCTCAGGCCAAACAAGCTCGTGAGCGTGAAGGTAAGCATGTGATCCCGGTGCCGGCCATCGAAGTAAAACGCAATCTACCGGGCATATTGGTGGATCCGCTAAAATATGTGTTTCCGCGCACCGAACAGGGGAGGCCGCAGCGGCGAGGAGAAAAGAGTATAGTGCGCCCTACTTTCAGTTACATCGGCCGCTTGGCTATTGGGGAGGGGGCTCTTCAAACCATGGCCCGGGAGTTGGTAAAAGCAGTGCCGGGGGTGGAGAGAGTCATTCGGATCGGAGTGCAAGAGGAAAAGTATGACATGAAACTGGATATTGATATAGCTGTGGACGGCCCGGTGTATATACCCGCAGTCCTGA
The DNA window shown above is from Bacillota bacterium and carries:
- a CDS encoding ribbon-helix-helix protein, CopG family, with amino-acid sequence MITVPDTLLQEVDGMVALEKGRSRSEFVREALHRFLEDRKRREFRDRMKTGYLEMARINLQLAEEGLSTEEDVDEMVQTYLTASEGE
- a CDS encoding type II toxin-antitoxin system PemK/MazF family toxin, with amino-acid sequence MIIERGDIFYADLRPVVGSEQGGIRPVLILQNDIGNRYSPTTIVAAITSQINKAHLPTHVELKAEEFGLERDSVILLEQIRTIDKKRLRSRIGRLEGDIVDRINRGLLISLGLTEL
- a CDS encoding Asp23/Gls24 family envelope stress response protein, encoding MEVYALIGSSGTGKSHHAQAVAFREGINIILDDGLLIQGSRIIAGRSAKREPTKLQAVRRAIFMDPAHAEAVKAKLAEIAPERLLVITTSNRMFERIAERLELPQPTKIIAIEKVASPREIAQAKQAREREGKHVIPVPAIEVKRNLPGILVDPLKYVFPRTEQGRPQRRGEKSIVRPTFSYIGRLAIGEGALQTMARELVKAVPGVERVIRIGVQEEKYDMKLDIDIAVDGPVYIPAVLTAVQSAVKEGLEEMTGLVVRKVNVVARTLVFKAAAADSVVREEVDSW